The following proteins come from a genomic window of Gordonia westfalica:
- a CDS encoding molybdopterin oxidoreductase — translation MSSTPHFLQGVFPFVGAGLSKSGPIDPSLTFVVPSGMTAQPLYFRGGNSSGELICVTLMRDGTPMRMFPMGARSSVNVPLRVVEDVDPDTTLELVIAAPEGTTGEVVVDFGMVVF, via the coding sequence ATGTCGAGTACTCCGCACTTTCTGCAGGGCGTCTTTCCCTTCGTGGGAGCAGGCCTGTCCAAGTCCGGTCCGATCGACCCGTCGCTGACGTTCGTGGTGCCGTCGGGAATGACGGCGCAGCCGTTGTACTTTCGCGGCGGCAACAGCTCCGGCGAACTGATCTGCGTGACCCTGATGCGCGACGGGACGCCGATGCGCATGTTCCCGATGGGGGCGCGGTCGTCGGTCAACGTGCCGCTGCGCGTCGTCGAGGACGTCGACCCCGACACGACGCTCGAGCTGGTGATCGCGGCGCCCGAGGGCACGACCGGTGAGGTCGTCGTCGATTTCGGGATGGTCGTCTTCTGA
- a CDS encoding FAD-dependent oxidoreductase gives MFVITQSCCSDAACVSVCPVNCIHPTPEERGFGSSDILHINPQACIDCGACADACPVDAIYPADKLGTRDKVFIDINADYYKRNPDVRSGWVPPTDDEASTVTYPDIPKLPAGLRVALVGTGPSGGYALRTLLDRTEATITVIDKLPTPGGLVRAGVAPDHPGTKGVLRGFDLLYRDPRVTMMTNVSVGDGPDEITTAELAEHFDAVFYAVGASESRRLGIPGEDLPGSTSATDLVAWYNGVPGVDAGPPLRRGTADDPATGRAVVVGTGNVALDVARILVSPPELLATTDIADRALDILREQNIHEVVLLGRRDQAAAAYTAAEYRALSEIPGVDVEVFDGLDGQVPSLNEPADPSRRRIVFLFHSTPEEIVGNPEVQAITVRTGEGRHHVATDLIVRSIGYRSTPIPGLAFDDERGIFRNDAGRVVDESGEIVPSSYVLGWAKRGPSGGIGANKMCATQTVEDFIVDAASGRLRRTGHAAGDFPALVRKRVKTIIGYRGMRAIDRRERRRGVEQGRPRVKFTQVAEMVGAAGWRKG, from the coding sequence ATGTTCGTCATCACCCAATCATGTTGCAGCGACGCGGCATGCGTGTCCGTGTGCCCGGTGAACTGCATTCACCCCACACCCGAGGAACGCGGCTTCGGCAGCTCCGACATCCTGCACATCAACCCGCAGGCCTGCATCGACTGCGGCGCGTGCGCCGACGCCTGCCCGGTGGACGCGATCTATCCCGCGGACAAGCTCGGCACGCGCGACAAGGTCTTCATCGACATCAACGCCGACTACTACAAGCGCAACCCCGACGTCCGCTCGGGCTGGGTGCCGCCGACCGACGACGAGGCGTCCACCGTCACCTACCCCGACATCCCGAAACTGCCCGCCGGGCTGCGTGTTGCACTCGTCGGCACCGGACCGTCGGGCGGTTACGCGTTGCGCACACTGCTCGACCGGACCGAGGCGACCATCACCGTCATCGACAAGCTGCCGACGCCGGGCGGGCTCGTCCGCGCCGGCGTGGCCCCGGATCATCCGGGCACCAAGGGCGTCCTCCGCGGATTCGATCTGCTCTACCGCGATCCGCGTGTCACGATGATGACCAACGTGTCCGTCGGTGACGGACCGGACGAGATCACCACGGCCGAGCTGGCCGAGCACTTCGACGCGGTCTTCTATGCGGTGGGCGCCAGTGAGTCTCGGCGACTGGGGATTCCGGGCGAGGACCTGCCCGGTTCGACGTCGGCCACCGACCTCGTGGCCTGGTACAACGGTGTGCCCGGCGTCGACGCGGGGCCGCCGCTGCGTCGCGGAACGGCCGATGATCCGGCAACGGGTCGCGCGGTCGTCGTCGGCACGGGCAATGTCGCGCTCGACGTCGCACGCATCCTCGTGTCCCCGCCGGAGTTGTTGGCCACCACCGACATCGCCGACCGGGCCCTCGACATCCTACGCGAACAGAACATCCACGAGGTGGTCCTCCTCGGCCGGCGCGACCAGGCCGCGGCTGCCTACACGGCAGCGGAATACCGTGCGCTGTCGGAGATCCCGGGTGTGGACGTCGAGGTGTTCGACGGACTCGACGGGCAGGTCCCGTCGTTGAACGAACCCGCCGACCCGTCCAGACGTCGAATCGTGTTCCTGTTCCACAGCACTCCGGAGGAGATCGTCGGCAACCCCGAGGTGCAGGCGATCACGGTCCGCACCGGCGAGGGGCGCCACCACGTCGCCACCGACCTCATCGTGCGCTCCATCGGCTACCGCTCGACCCCGATTCCGGGCCTGGCCTTCGACGACGAGCGTGGCATCTTCCGCAACGACGCCGGCCGGGTGGTCGACGAGTCCGGCGAGATCGTCCCGAGCAGCTACGTGCTGGGTTGGGCCAAGCGCGGACCGAGCGGCGGGATCGGCGCCAACAAGATGTGCGCCACCCAGACCGTGGAGGACTTCATCGTCGACGCCGCGTCGGGTCGTCTCCGGCGCACCGGGCACGCGGCGGGGGACTTCCCGGCACTGGTGCGCAAGCGCGTGAAGACCATCATCGGCTATCGGGGCATGCGCGCCATCGACCGGCGGGAACGCCGCCGCGGCGTCGAGCAGGGCCGTCCGCGCGTGAAGTTCACCCAGGTCGCGGAGATGGTCGGCGCGGCGGGGTGGCGAAAGGGCTGA
- a CDS encoding AurF N-oxygenase family protein translates to MTAAMERTENVISMRDQGTEEVSARLLASAARLSRNAMTEIDWSKPMDPTKYGCSPEWSSLYGTDYWDELTDEQRISVTRHEFASIMNIGIWFEMILQEMVIRDQYLGDYHGSEFQFALTEIADECRHSLMFAKASEKMVGTSYRPSKKVARLGKIFMQTAKNEVAYAGILVAEEVLDVFQRGCMRDDRVLDFIRTVNEIHVLEESRHMKFAREEVRDSLEGVSWARRQFSALTVAIGAYYIVTSLVQGQAFADAGLDADRARREMKQNSHFHSMIRSSCAHLMEFLDEVGLLTKPAMRYYRKAHML, encoded by the coding sequence ATGACTGCCGCGATGGAACGAACCGAGAATGTCATCAGCATGCGGGACCAGGGGACCGAGGAGGTGTCGGCGCGTCTGCTGGCGTCCGCTGCCCGTCTGTCACGGAACGCGATGACCGAGATCGACTGGTCCAAGCCGATGGATCCCACCAAGTACGGCTGCAGCCCGGAGTGGTCGTCGCTCTACGGCACCGACTACTGGGACGAGCTGACCGACGAGCAGCGCATCTCGGTCACCCGCCACGAGTTCGCGTCGATCATGAACATCGGGATCTGGTTCGAGATGATCCTGCAGGAGATGGTGATCCGCGATCAGTACCTCGGCGACTACCACGGCTCGGAGTTCCAGTTCGCGCTCACCGAGATCGCCGACGAATGCCGCCATTCACTCATGTTCGCCAAGGCGTCGGAGAAGATGGTCGGCACCTCCTACCGGCCGTCGAAGAAGGTCGCGCGTCTCGGCAAGATCTTCATGCAGACCGCCAAGAACGAGGTTGCCTACGCCGGAATCCTTGTCGCCGAGGAGGTTCTGGACGTCTTCCAGCGCGGGTGCATGCGCGACGACCGTGTGCTCGACTTCATCCGCACGGTCAACGAGATCCACGTCCTCGAGGAATCGCGGCACATGAAGTTCGCGCGTGAAGAGGTGCGTGACTCACTGGAGGGCGTGAGCTGGGCACGACGCCAGTTCAGCGCGCTCACCGTCGCGATCGGCGCCTACTACATCGTCACGAGCCTGGTGCAGGGACAGGCCTTCGCCGACGCGGGCCTCGACGCCGATCGGGCCCGGCGCGAGATGAAGCAGAACTCCCACTTCCACTCGATGATCCGCTCCAGCTGCGCCCACCTCATGGAGTTCCTCGACGAGGTCGGCCTGCTCACCAAGCCCGCCATGCGGTACTACCGGAAAGCGCACATGCTCTGA
- the nirB gene encoding nitrite reductase large subunit NirB: MADSQDLRERRRLVVVGNGMAGARTVEEILTRGGGDRFDITMIGDEPYGNYNRIMLSHVLAGEATVDDDDLMLNPMAWYREHGVTLHAGDRAESIDRFAKTVTCASGRVIDFDVLIIATGSHTFFPNMDGLREPDGKLARGVFGFRTIEDTNGMLQLATSRDHMRAVVIGGGLLGLEAAYGLQTQGVAVDVVHSPGHLMNQQLDERGGRVLRNKIESLGVGVHTGKRTTSVLRNDDGTVAGVGFTDGDSLPADMIVVTAGIRPNVEIARGAGLVVERGIVVDDQMRCEDEAFIYAVGECAQHRSEVYGLVAPLWEQAVVLADVLTGANPRAEYHGSRLTTKLKVAGVDVAAMGVKGPERDDDEFVQFYEPRSGIYKSVVVRDNKLIGAMLLGDISKANFLTQAFDEKVPLPDERISMLFDMGTPSAETGAAELADDVQVCNCNGVTKGDIMSCVASGCTSVGEVCAKTRAGKGCGSCKGLVADIVEHAAGDALTADASADWYVPSIPLTKPELIDAIRRQNLRSVSEVFEKLAPAGEDATAKMPLASLLRIIWGSDWKREPGALFVNDRVHANIQRDGTFSVVPQMKGGVTSPDQLRKIADVAEKYDIPMIKATGGQRLDLLGVKKEDLPKVWEDLGMPSGYAYGKSFRTVKTCVGTDYCRFGLGDSTQLGIDIETRYQGLESPAKLKLAVTGCPRNCAEALCKDFGVVAIGDGKWEIYVGGAAGAHIRKGDLLATVDSPDEVIRLCGIFIQYYREQGKWLERTYAFVPRIGIEELRAIIVDDRDGLVAGLQERIDDAVAAYVDPWLDRVEPKSPAQFTPALPLLPLPQVPVR, from the coding sequence ATGGCTGACTCCCAGGATCTGCGGGAACGACGACGCCTGGTGGTCGTCGGGAACGGCATGGCCGGGGCGCGCACGGTCGAGGAGATCCTCACGCGCGGCGGCGGCGACCGGTTCGACATCACGATGATCGGCGACGAACCCTACGGAAACTACAACCGCATCATGCTCAGCCATGTCCTCGCCGGCGAGGCCACGGTCGACGACGACGATCTGATGCTCAATCCGATGGCGTGGTATCGCGAGCACGGCGTCACCCTCCATGCCGGCGACCGTGCCGAGTCGATCGACCGTTTCGCCAAGACGGTGACGTGTGCGTCGGGACGGGTCATCGACTTCGACGTCCTCATCATCGCCACCGGCTCCCACACGTTCTTCCCGAACATGGACGGGCTCCGGGAACCGGACGGCAAACTCGCGCGGGGCGTCTTCGGCTTCCGGACCATCGAGGACACCAACGGCATGCTCCAGCTGGCGACCTCGCGCGATCACATGCGCGCCGTCGTGATCGGCGGCGGGCTGCTCGGTCTCGAAGCCGCGTACGGTCTGCAGACGCAGGGCGTGGCCGTCGACGTCGTACATTCGCCCGGTCACCTGATGAACCAGCAGCTCGACGAGCGCGGTGGGCGGGTGCTGCGCAACAAGATCGAATCCCTCGGGGTGGGCGTCCACACCGGCAAACGCACGACATCGGTGCTTCGCAACGACGACGGGACGGTCGCGGGAGTCGGCTTCACCGACGGGGATTCGCTGCCCGCCGACATGATCGTGGTGACGGCGGGTATCCGGCCGAACGTCGAGATCGCGCGCGGGGCCGGTCTGGTCGTCGAACGCGGAATCGTCGTCGACGATCAGATGCGTTGTGAGGACGAGGCATTCATCTATGCGGTCGGGGAGTGCGCACAGCATCGTAGTGAGGTGTACGGACTCGTCGCCCCGCTGTGGGAACAGGCCGTGGTCCTCGCGGACGTGCTGACCGGCGCCAATCCCCGAGCCGAATACCACGGTTCGCGGCTGACCACGAAGCTCAAGGTCGCGGGCGTCGACGTCGCGGCGATGGGCGTCAAGGGACCGGAACGCGACGACGACGAGTTCGTCCAGTTCTACGAACCTCGCAGCGGTATCTACAAGAGTGTGGTGGTCCGCGACAACAAGCTGATCGGCGCGATGCTGCTCGGCGACATCTCCAAGGCCAACTTCCTCACCCAGGCGTTCGACGAGAAGGTGCCGTTGCCGGACGAGCGCATCTCGATGCTGTTCGACATGGGCACGCCGAGCGCGGAGACCGGTGCGGCCGAACTCGCCGACGACGTGCAGGTCTGCAACTGCAACGGAGTCACCAAGGGCGACATCATGAGCTGCGTGGCGTCGGGGTGCACCAGCGTCGGCGAGGTGTGCGCGAAGACGCGCGCCGGCAAGGGATGTGGGTCGTGCAAGGGTCTCGTCGCCGACATCGTCGAACACGCGGCCGGTGATGCTCTCACCGCCGACGCCTCGGCCGACTGGTACGTGCCATCGATCCCGCTCACCAAACCCGAACTCATCGACGCGATCCGGCGGCAGAACCTGCGGTCGGTCAGCGAGGTCTTCGAGAAGCTGGCCCCGGCCGGGGAGGACGCGACCGCGAAGATGCCGTTGGCCTCGTTGCTGCGGATCATCTGGGGGTCCGACTGGAAGCGTGAGCCCGGTGCGCTGTTCGTCAATGACCGTGTGCACGCGAACATCCAGCGCGACGGCACCTTCTCCGTGGTGCCGCAGATGAAGGGCGGGGTGACCTCGCCCGACCAGTTGCGCAAGATCGCCGACGTCGCGGAGAAGTACGACATCCCGATGATCAAGGCGACCGGCGGCCAGCGACTCGACCTCCTCGGCGTCAAGAAGGAAGACCTGCCGAAGGTCTGGGAAGACCTTGGCATGCCGTCGGGTTACGCCTACGGCAAGTCCTTCCGCACCGTGAAGACCTGCGTCGGAACCGATTACTGCCGTTTCGGTCTCGGTGATTCGACGCAGCTCGGCATCGACATCGAGACGCGCTACCAGGGGCTGGAGTCGCCGGCGAAACTCAAACTGGCCGTGACCGGTTGCCCGCGCAACTGTGCCGAAGCGCTGTGCAAGGACTTCGGCGTGGTCGCCATCGGCGACGGCAAGTGGGAGATCTACGTCGGCGGTGCCGCGGGAGCCCACATCCGCAAGGGGGACCTGCTGGCCACCGTGGATTCGCCCGACGAGGTGATCCGGTTGTGCGGCATCTTCATCCAGTACTACCGCGAGCAGGGCAAATGGCTCGAGCGGACCTACGCCTTCGTACCGCGGATAGGCATCGAGGAGTTGCGCGCGATCATCGTCGACGACCGGGACGGCCTGGTCGCCGGACTGCAGGAGCGGATCGACGACGCCGTGGCCGCCTACGTCGACCCCTGGCTCGATCGCGTCGAACCCAAGTCGCCGGCGCAGTTCACCCCGGCCCTGCCGTTGCTGCCGCTCCCGCAGGTGCCGGTCCGATGA
- a CDS encoding DUF2834 domain-containing protein: MTYEGMNQKWRERSLFAVFVTALVTQNAIAIPYVRRNGPESVRDFFVGDIMKTTPGRFAMVDLLFVVIAFHLWAFGEAKRLRIMPWWIASVVLTFGVGIATAIPFFFLARERALRR, translated from the coding sequence ATGACGTACGAGGGTATGAACCAGAAGTGGCGGGAGCGTTCGCTGTTCGCGGTCTTCGTGACCGCGTTGGTCACGCAGAACGCGATCGCGATCCCGTACGTCCGACGCAACGGGCCGGAGTCGGTGAGAGATTTCTTCGTCGGCGACATCATGAAGACCACGCCGGGTCGTTTCGCGATGGTCGACCTGCTGTTCGTGGTGATCGCCTTCCACCTGTGGGCGTTCGGCGAGGCCAAGCGCCTGCGGATCATGCCGTGGTGGATCGCGTCGGTGGTCCTCACCTTCGGGGTCGGCATCGCGACGGCGATCCCGTTCTTCTTCCTGGCCCGCGAACGCGCGTTGCGCCGCTGA